The following coding sequences are from one Gossypium raimondii isolate GPD5lz chromosome 4, ASM2569854v1, whole genome shotgun sequence window:
- the LOC105778841 gene encoding WAT1-related protein At4g28040 — protein sequence MGRTDGYLPAFAMVGLQFIYAGVALFTRAALLKGLSPRVFVVYRQGIATLLIAPIAFVSRRKKSSRCTLGLKSFAWILLASLLGVTANQNAYFEGLYLSSSTTASAMTNLIPAVTFVMTAILGMEKVNIRSPKTLAKMLGTVVCVGGAISMALLKGPKLLNTQLLPTKSLFSPGGENWLLGCLFLLGSSFFWSLWMVFQVPISESCPDHLYSSTWMCFLATLESAIVALLVEKDVKAWNLNSYIELSCCLYTGFALAVSFFVQAWCISGRGPLFSSMFNPLCTVIVTAFAAIFQHEETYTGSLVGAFAVIVGLYIVLWGKAKDLEEIVQVIVYESSGKTYRTDIEEPLLSDNNDEIGMNPK from the exons ATGGGAAGAACTGATGGTTACTTGCCTGCTTTCGCCATGGTTGGACTGCAATTCATCTATGCAGGAGTTGCTCTTTTCACCAGAGCTGCTCTGCTGAAAGGGCTGAGTCCCAGGGTCTTCGTAGTCTATAGGCAGGGTATTGCAACCTTGCTCATTGCCCCAATAGCTTTTGTCTCAAGGAG GAAAAAGTCATCAAGGTGCACTTTGGGGTTGAAGAGCTTTGCATGGATATTGCTGGCCTCTCTTCTTGG TGTTACAGCCAATCAGAATGCATATTTTGAGGGGCTATACTTGTCGTCTTCAACAACAGCAAGTGCAATGACTAATCTAATCCCCGCAGTCACCTTTGTTATGACTGCCATTCTTGG TATGGAGAAGGTTAATATCCGGAGCCCGAAAACTTTAGCCAAGATGCTAGGAACAGTAGTCTGTGTTGGTGGAGCCATTTCCATGGCATTGCTCAAAGGCCCGAAGTTACTAAACACACAACTATTACCAACAAAGTCTTTGTTCAGCCCAGGAGGTGAAAATTGGTTGCTGGGTTGTCTATTTCTGCTTGGAAGCAGCTTTTTCTGGTCACTTTGGATGGTCTTCCAG GTCCCAATTTCTGAAAGCTGTCCAGACCATTTGTATTCATCTACTTGGATGTGTTTCTTGGCCACACTTGAATCAGCAATAGTGGCATTGCTAGTGGAGAAAGATGTAAAAGCTTGGAATCTGAACTCATATATTGAACTTTCTTGCTGTTTATATACG GGATTCGCCTTGGCGGTGTCTTTCTTCGTTCAAGCCTGGTGCATTTCCGGAAGAGGTCCCCTCTTTTCTTCTATGTTTAATCCCCTATGCACAGTCATTGTGACTGCATTTGCTGCTATATTCCAACATGAGGAGACATATACCGGAAG CCTGGTTGGAGCTTTTGCGGTGATTGTTGGTTTGTACATAGTCCTATGGGGTAAAGCTAAAGACCTTGAAGAGATAGTGCAAGTCATTGTTTACGAATCCTCTGGCAAGACTTATAGAACGGATATAGAAGAACCCCTTCTGTCTGATAACAATGACGAGATTGGGATGAATCCGAAAtga